A genomic segment from Nicotiana sylvestris chromosome 1, ASM39365v2, whole genome shotgun sequence encodes:
- the LOC104241555 gene encoding 3'-5' exonuclease-like, with product MYSSYGSSSSDTTTLKYRIKFGGRTIETTVTNKAAIANEWATEMLNKYAGKDTVVGLDNEWRPNFSPYRSNKTATLQLCIDDRCLIVQLFYLDEMPQTLKTFLANPNFIFVGVEVAEDILKLKNEYRLVCNRSADIRDVAKSTWPGRYSRPGLKDLAREICGLYMPKPKHVCMSNWEARVLSESQVEYACIDAYASYKIGHKLLMEM from the coding sequence ATGTACTCATCATATGGTAGCAGCAGCTCTGACACCACCACTTTAAAGTACCGAATCAAATTTGGTGGACGAACAATTGAAACAACAGTGACTAATAAAGCTGCGATTGCCAATGAATGGGCAACTGAAATGCTCAACAAATATGCTGGAAAAGACACAGTTGTTGGTTTAGACAACGAATGGAGACCTAATTTTAGTCCATATAGAAGCAACAAAACAGCTACACTCCAACTCTGCATCGACGACAGGTGTCTCATAGTGCAGTTGTTTTATTTGGACGAAATGCCACAAACCCTCAAAACATTCTTGGCTAATCCTAACTTTATATTTGTGGGAGTTGAGGTTGCTGAAGATATCCTTAAACTAAAGAATGAGTATAGATTGGTTTGTAATAGAAGTGCTGATATTCGTGATGTTGCTAAGAGTACGTGGCCAGGCAGGTATTCTCGTCCAGGATTGAAAGATCTTGCTCGTGAAATATGTGGTCTTTATATGCCTAAGCCAAAACATGTGTGCATGAGTAATTGGGAGGCAAGGGTTCTTAGTGAAAGCCAAGTTGAATATGCTTGTATTGATGCTTATGCTTCCTACAAGATTGGTCACAAGCTTCTCATGGAAATGTGA
- the LOC138874571 gene encoding uncharacterized protein, with protein sequence MFLDILKQVQINIPLVDLLQKVPKYVKYIKDIVANKRRQTEFETVALIEECSSRIQRKLPQKLKDPDSFTIQILIGKHAVGRSLYDLGASINLMPLSVFRQLGLGVIEDVLVQVGSFICPTDFIILDYEPDQEVPFILGRPFLAMGRAIINVCERKMTMRVGDRVKVFNVYKALSLTNTQEDKLLRVLRKHTKAIGWTIADIKGISPLVCMHKIFLEDGHRPNVELQRRLNPIMKEVVKKEEGIMLGHKVSRSGIEVDKTKVEAVEKLPPLILVKGVRSFLGHAGFYRRFIKDFSKIANPLCWLLEKDVTFNFDDACLMEFEKLKKKLVSALIIMAPDWSLPFELMCDASDHGFDVEIRDQKGTKNQVDDHLSKLENHDHVEEGGQIKEVFPDEQLFAITQDPHPWYADYVNYLVSEVLPPEIESEARKRFLHDVNFYYWDKPYLYKQCADQLMRRCILENGVELVLYDCHASPYGSHHGGDRTAAKVL encoded by the exons ATGTTTCTTGATATTTTGAAGCAGGTGCAAATTAATATTCCATTGGTTGACCTATTACAAAAAGTGCCCAAATATGTAAAGTACATCAAGGACATAGTGGCAAACAAAAGAAGGCAGACCGAGTTCGAAACTGTGGCACTCATTGAGGAGTGTAGCTCAAGAATTCAAAGAAAGTTACCTCAGAAATTGAAGGATCCAGATAGTTTCACTATCCAAATCTTGATTGGTAAACATGCAGTTGGGAGATCCTTGTATGATCTTGGAGCGAGCATCAATTTGATGCCGCTATCTGTGTTCAGACAATTGGGTTTGG GAGTAATTGAAGATGTGCTAGTTCAAGTGGGGTCTTTCATATGCCCTACTGATTTCATTATCCTGGACTACGAGCCTGATCAGGAAGTCCCATTTATTTTGGGGCGTCCATTCTTAGCCATGGGCCGAGCTATTATTAATGTTTGCGAAAGAAAGATGACGATGAGAGTAGGGGATCGAGTGAAGGTATTCAATGTTTATAAAGCACTCAG CTTGACTAACACTCAAGAAGACAAATTGCTCAGAGTACTCCGCAAGCATACAAAGGCTATTGGGTGGACTATTGCTGACATCAAGGGAATTAGTCCATTggtttgcatgcataaaatcttCTTGGAGGATGGACACCGCCCTAACGTGGAGCTGCAAAGGAGGTTAAATCCCATTATgaaagaagttgtgaaaaaagaa GAAGGCATCATGTTGGGTCACAAAGTGTCAAGGAGCGGCATTGAAGTTGATAAGACAAAGGTGGAGGCagttgaaaaattacctccacttATTTTAGTTAAGGGtgtccggagtttcttgggacacGCGGGATTCTATCGGCGCTTTATTAAAGATTTTTCTAAAATTGCTAATCCTTTGTGCTGGTTGCTTGAAAAAGATGTAACTTTCAACTTTGATGATGCATGCCTCATGGAATTCGAAAAACTCAAAAAGAAGTTGGTGTCTGCTCTCATTATTATGGCACCTGATTGGTCCTTACCATTTGAACTTATGTGTGATGCGAGTGACCAT GGATTTGATGTAGAAATACGAGATCAGAAAGGAACAAAGAACCAAGTAGATGACCATCTATCAAAGCTGGAAAATCACGACCACGTGGAGGAGGGTGGCCAAATTAAAGAAGTCTTTCCTGATGAGCAACTTTTTGCTATCACCCAAGACCCTCACCCATGGTACGCAGATTATGTGAATTATCTTGTGAGTGAGGTACTTCCTCCTGAAATTGAATCTGAAGCTAGAAAGAGGTTTCTACATGATGTGAACTTCTACTATTGGGATAAACCATATTTGTACAAGCAATGTGCTGATCAGCTGATGAGGAGGTGCATTCTAGAAAATGGGGTAGAATTAGTGTTGTATGATTGTCATGCATCACCTTATGGGAGCCATCATGGAGGAGATAGAACAGCTGCAAAGGTATTGTAA